Proteins found in one Alicyclobacillus cycloheptanicus genomic segment:
- a CDS encoding DUF5348 domain-containing protein has product MTGNLRFSSLRDRWYFADEQDEHDLHCGDPIEIEIGDRYYYARIEWCAEGWYAIFHEDDQRSDAFVLMRNRTYTARWIYF; this is encoded by the coding sequence ATGACGGGAAATCTACGATTCAGTTCACTGCGGGACCGATGGTACTTTGCAGATGAACAAGATGAACATGACTTGCATTGCGGAGACCCGATTGAAATCGAGATCGGCGACAGATATTACTACGCGAGAATAGAGTGGTGTGCTGAGGGATGGTACGCGATCTTCCACGAAGACGACCAGCGCAGTGACGCATTCGTGCTGATGCGCAACCGAACTTACACTGCGAGGTGGATATACTTCTAG
- a CDS encoding ExeA family protein gives MMTEFFGFAQEPFDRDIPVERLVAFHGHSELSARLIYATEHRHMALVTGDTGTGKTTAVRAVMKRMDESQYKFMYIANAGLTPKTLYRVILERLQIQPRFRQVDNQALVHQVLEESYQKGQQVVIIVDEAHELDPQMLAEFRFLNNFRADSFSPISLWLVGQTELREKMKLRILTSLSGRIQIRYHMGTLTEAEVQDYVSKQLASVGQERTIFSADAVKLIARTSQGNPRLINTLCRGALIDAATLGHSVVDNSHVERAWMEVSGS, from the coding sequence ATGATGACTGAGTTCTTTGGCTTCGCTCAGGAGCCTTTTGACCGTGACATCCCGGTCGAACGCTTGGTGGCGTTTCACGGTCACAGCGAGCTCTCTGCAAGGCTCATCTACGCGACGGAACACCGCCACATGGCACTTGTAACCGGGGACACCGGGACCGGGAAGACAACGGCCGTACGCGCTGTGATGAAGCGAATGGATGAGAGCCAATACAAGTTCATGTATATCGCCAACGCCGGACTTACGCCCAAAACACTATACCGCGTGATTCTCGAGCGTCTGCAGATCCAGCCCAGGTTTCGACAGGTAGATAACCAGGCGCTCGTTCACCAGGTGCTCGAAGAAAGCTACCAAAAAGGCCAACAAGTCGTGATTATCGTCGATGAAGCACATGAACTCGACCCGCAGATGCTGGCCGAATTTCGGTTCCTCAACAATTTTCGGGCTGATTCATTCTCGCCGATTTCCCTCTGGCTGGTGGGACAAACAGAATTGCGGGAGAAGATGAAACTCCGAATCCTGACTTCACTATCCGGGAGAATCCAAATTCGCTACCACATGGGGACGTTGACCGAGGCTGAAGTGCAGGACTATGTCTCGAAGCAGCTGGCGAGCGTGGGTCAGGAGAGAACGATTTTCTCAGCTGATGCCGTGAAGTTGATTGCGAGAACCAGCCAAGGTAATCCCCGGTTGATTAACACACTGTGTCGTGGCGCGCTGATCGACGCTGCAACGTTGGGACACAGCGTCGTTGATAACAGTCATGTGGAGCGGGCATGGATGGAGGTGAGCGGCTCATGA
- a CDS encoding TDT family transporter, producing MGIIRQIGPHWFTTVMGIGIVAALTFTSPIAIPFQHVIGTLLFFLLNVVFAAAMGSWILRWMFHTRESLNDFRHPSSALFYGAFAMGINVVGNDYLLIGTQIFHAAPALLVSKVLWVAGTVASIFTVVVVPYLLFAEHEVEPQQTLATWLIPVVPPIVAAATGMNLIPFWQGHAVQFAMLALLLAMFGVTFFLFMMVSGLVYSRLVYHKRLSGEAAPSLWVEIGPIGMSMAVFGSLSTKTTSIFAPYTHLLHALGLIFDMALWGVGVWWIVISSMHTILHVTKRGDGLPFHMGWWSYVFPIGSFTNGTYALAHLTSYPVFFVAGLVQLLMLWGCFVVVFARTAHGIYKGDLLQWRVHRRRRGMAAVH from the coding sequence ATGGGCATCATCAGGCAAATCGGTCCGCATTGGTTCACGACCGTGATGGGGATTGGCATCGTCGCAGCCTTGACATTCACCTCACCCATCGCAATTCCGTTTCAGCATGTCATCGGTACACTGCTCTTTTTCCTCTTGAACGTCGTGTTTGCCGCGGCGATGGGCTCCTGGATACTGCGTTGGATGTTTCATACCAGAGAGTCGCTGAACGATTTCAGGCACCCGTCCAGCGCCCTGTTTTACGGCGCGTTCGCGATGGGCATCAACGTCGTCGGGAATGACTACCTGCTCATTGGGACACAAATCTTCCACGCAGCACCAGCACTCCTTGTCAGCAAAGTTCTGTGGGTGGCGGGGACGGTCGCTTCGATTTTTACGGTTGTGGTGGTACCGTACCTGCTCTTTGCCGAACACGAAGTCGAACCGCAGCAAACGCTTGCCACCTGGCTGATCCCGGTGGTGCCGCCGATTGTTGCCGCGGCGACGGGGATGAATCTGATTCCCTTTTGGCAGGGCCATGCTGTGCAGTTTGCCATGCTGGCACTGCTTCTGGCGATGTTTGGCGTGACATTTTTTCTCTTTATGATGGTCAGCGGGCTCGTCTATTCGCGGCTGGTCTATCACAAACGGCTCTCTGGCGAAGCAGCGCCAAGCTTATGGGTGGAGATTGGGCCGATTGGCATGTCGATGGCGGTGTTTGGTTCACTGTCAACCAAGACGACCTCGATATTCGCACCCTACACGCACCTGCTGCATGCCCTGGGTTTGATTTTCGATATGGCGTTGTGGGGCGTTGGTGTTTGGTGGATCGTGATCTCAAGCATGCATACGATTCTGCACGTCACCAAGCGCGGCGACGGGCTGCCCTTTCACATGGGGTGGTGGAGCTACGTCTTCCCGATTGGGAGTTTTACGAATGGCACATACGCGTTGGCCCACCTGACCTCCTATCCCGTGTTTTTCGTAGCAGGGCTCGTTCAACTGCTGATGCTCTGGGGATGCTTCGTAGTTGTCTTCGCGCGTACGGCTCACGGCATTTATAAGGGTGACCTCCTCCAATGGAGAGTTCATCGCCGCCGTCGTGGCATGGCTGCCGTACACTGA
- a CDS encoding DinB/UmuC family translesion DNA polymerase, which translates to MTLPRDLYERDEVAVVILKLLNEVCRRLRKANQIGRRVGRIHCGRRSAVCVETTLMTNKENHQCAWNARSYIEIPLQLRSV; encoded by the coding sequence ATGACATTGCCGCGGGATCTTTACGAACGGGACGAAGTGGCGGTTGTCATCTTGAAGTTACTCAACGAGGTGTGCCGTCGCCTCAGGAAAGCCAACCAGATCGGCCGGCGTGTCGGACGGATTCATTGCGGAAGACGCTCAGCGGTTTGTGTTGAGACAACCCTAATGACGAACAAGGAGAATCACCAATGTGCATGGAACGCAAGGAGTTACATAGAGATACCGTTGCAGTTGCGTAGCGTTTGA
- a CDS encoding manganese-dependent inorganic pyrophosphatase, which translates to MDKTLIFGHKNPDTDTICSAIVYADLKRQLGVPVEAVRLGSLNPETEFVLDYFKVEAPRLVETVSNETKQVILVDHNERQQSANDIDQVQVVEVIDHHRIANFETSGPLYYRAEPVGCTATILLKLFKEKGVAIRKEIAGLMVSSIISDTLLLKSPTCTPEDEAAIKELAEIARVDIQDYGLQMLKAGANLRDKRIDELVNLDAKEFQMGNYKVMIAQVNAIDTSDVLDRQAELEASLKQIIADKGLDLFLFVVTDILNSDSVGVALGSVAGAVEKAYNVKLENNKALLKGVVSRKKQIVPIMTDTLANYQA; encoded by the coding sequence ATGGACAAGACACTGATTTTCGGACACAAAAACCCTGATACGGACACGATTTGCTCGGCCATTGTGTACGCCGATTTGAAGCGCCAGCTGGGTGTCCCGGTCGAGGCTGTCCGCCTTGGCAGCCTCAACCCCGAGACCGAATTTGTTCTGGATTACTTTAAAGTGGAAGCCCCTCGCCTGGTGGAAACGGTGAGCAACGAAACGAAGCAGGTCATTCTGGTTGACCACAACGAGCGCCAGCAGAGTGCGAACGACATCGATCAAGTCCAGGTCGTCGAAGTCATCGACCATCACCGCATTGCGAACTTTGAAACCAGCGGCCCGCTCTATTACCGCGCGGAGCCCGTTGGCTGCACGGCGACCATTCTGCTGAAGCTGTTCAAAGAAAAGGGTGTCGCGATTCGCAAGGAAATCGCCGGCTTGATGGTATCCTCCATCATCTCCGACACGCTGCTCCTGAAGTCGCCCACCTGCACGCCGGAAGACGAAGCCGCCATCAAGGAATTGGCAGAAATTGCCCGTGTGGACATTCAGGACTACGGTCTGCAGATGCTCAAGGCAGGCGCGAATTTGCGCGACAAGCGCATTGATGAACTGGTCAACCTGGACGCCAAGGAGTTCCAGATGGGCAATTACAAGGTGATGATCGCGCAGGTCAACGCGATCGACACCAGCGACGTGCTCGACCGCCAGGCGGAACTGGAAGCTTCATTGAAGCAAATCATCGCCGACAAAGGCCTCGATTTGTTCTTGTTCGTCGTCACAGATATCCTGAACAGTGACTCGGTCGGCGTGGCCCTCGGGTCTGTCGCAGGTGCTGTGGAGAAGGCCTACAATGTCAAGCTGGAAAACAACAAAGCCCTGCTCAAGGGTGTCGTTTCGCGGAAAAAGCAAATTGTCCCAATTATGACGGATACCCTGGCCAACTACCAGGCGTAA
- a CDS encoding DDE-type integrase/transposase/recombinase: MQDDSRRQIALFRYGLIAPILRQTESGAQKAMLEELASQEHEMPNGEKRRFSERTLERYLAGYRKEGVDGLLPQLRADDRRPRVLPPHVIERAVALRKEQPLRTVEQLIVMLETEGLVPEGFIRRSTLSAHLRRAKVERTKAVRKQRTWQRYTANEVHEIWQCDVCDSLRVPDPNSGGQMRVARLVAVLDDKSRYICYAAFYFRENLPVLEDALKKAITTHGTPKIFYCDNAKIYQSKQLSEVAARLGFEIRHSRPFLPQGRGKLERYFGYVERSFRPEAELCVKNSTIQNLDDLNRYFRAWLEKMYHQRTHSTLKKRPAAVLTTHGPLRLVDPHVLEDAFQWTYKAKVDKTACISVQGNTYEVESILVGRTVTLRYNPFDLTRIQVWLEGKHYANAVPLKMRRHTDKRVTQADSPPSELPTEPGISFLETITAAHEKQRQQSLGRTSFARALKDGESHDD, from the coding sequence ATGCAAGATGATTCGCGACGCCAAATCGCTCTGTTCCGCTATGGTCTTATTGCCCCGATATTGCGGCAAACCGAGAGTGGTGCTCAAAAAGCGATGCTGGAGGAACTGGCTAGTCAGGAACATGAGATGCCAAACGGAGAGAAAAGAAGATTCTCGGAACGCACGCTAGAGCGATATTTGGCAGGCTACCGAAAGGAAGGGGTAGATGGGCTGCTTCCCCAACTTCGGGCAGACGACCGCCGACCGCGGGTGTTGCCCCCTCATGTGATTGAACGAGCTGTGGCCTTGCGTAAGGAACAACCCTTGCGCACAGTGGAGCAACTCATTGTGATGCTGGAGACTGAAGGACTCGTTCCAGAAGGATTTATTCGGCGCAGCACACTGTCCGCGCATTTGCGCAGAGCCAAGGTGGAGCGTACAAAGGCAGTGCGCAAGCAACGTACCTGGCAGCGGTATACCGCCAATGAAGTTCACGAAATTTGGCAATGTGACGTCTGTGATTCCTTGCGCGTCCCAGACCCCAACTCTGGGGGCCAGATGCGGGTAGCCAGATTGGTTGCTGTACTTGACGATAAGAGTCGTTATATCTGCTACGCCGCGTTTTATTTTCGAGAGAATCTGCCGGTGCTTGAGGATGCGTTGAAAAAAGCGATTACTACGCATGGAACGCCGAAAATCTTCTACTGCGACAATGCAAAGATTTACCAGTCAAAACAGTTGAGCGAGGTGGCTGCCAGACTCGGGTTTGAGATTCGTCACTCCCGGCCATTTCTCCCCCAAGGGCGCGGGAAATTGGAACGATACTTCGGCTACGTAGAGCGCTCTTTCCGCCCGGAAGCCGAGTTGTGTGTGAAGAACAGTACCATCCAGAATCTCGACGACCTCAATCGCTACTTCCGTGCCTGGCTGGAGAAAATGTATCACCAGAGAACCCACAGCACGTTGAAAAAACGGCCTGCAGCCGTACTGACCACGCACGGTCCGTTGCGGTTGGTGGACCCGCATGTGCTCGAAGACGCATTTCAATGGACCTACAAGGCAAAGGTGGACAAGACAGCCTGCATTTCAGTGCAGGGAAACACGTACGAGGTTGAGTCCATCCTCGTTGGGCGAACCGTGACGTTGCGCTACAACCCCTTCGACCTCACTCGTATTCAGGTATGGCTGGAGGGCAAGCACTACGCGAATGCCGTCCCGCTGAAGATGCGCCGACACACAGACAAACGTGTAACGCAAGCCGATTCCCCACCTTCAGAGCTACCAACCGAACCAGGGATTTCCTTTCTCGAAACGATTACCGCAGCCCACGAAAAGCAGAGGCAACAGTCGCTTGGGCGAACCTCGTTTGCTCGTGCCCTGAAAGATGGTGAATCTCATGATGACTGA
- a CDS encoding Y-family DNA polymerase translates to MKYALFGQGEGVRAACAHPVWASVRQGIVTDASVSARMRGIRPGMRQATAEALVSDVVCCPESAQPEPVMEAVWRTIWKFSPWLETVNHDAFFLQMPGRAAPLREVRLLLQQLDGLLSDEQRVRTGLAETPFLARALVEWSRWERVPAALYRKAGRQQLIVSPGIAVEVQAAAGRQPAASLRFGAWIGRLPIQAMWLLPEQARTALLQFGVRRLGELTEVGADRLRRHFGKEAFGWLHLLQPDAAQTVRVNYPPPERAETWRANVDEPVDRRHLPALVETLASALSMQLERAELGALAIGVRWETDAGSGGFERLMKRPTWRRETILAQLGQGLETCTESRLESVTVYGRDLRPCSSIQLRWEVRDGALMQADGTVGENLRKLVGQVNRKYPNGIRIGMRPGFRELRLQAVLGTGTGSAVGAVLGTRAGGAPNGTVHRP, encoded by the coding sequence ATGAAATATGCGCTGTTTGGGCAGGGAGAAGGCGTTCGCGCAGCCTGTGCGCATCCGGTTTGGGCCAGTGTCCGTCAGGGCATTGTGACGGACGCTTCTGTTTCCGCGCGAATGCGGGGGATCCGGCCGGGGATGCGGCAGGCGACAGCGGAAGCACTGGTTTCGGATGTTGTCTGCTGTCCGGAATCGGCGCAGCCTGAGCCCGTGATGGAAGCCGTGTGGCGCACCATCTGGAAATTTTCACCGTGGCTGGAGACGGTTAATCACGACGCGTTTTTCCTTCAGATGCCCGGGAGGGCGGCACCGCTCCGGGAAGTGCGGCTGCTTCTTCAGCAGCTGGATGGCCTCTTGTCCGATGAACAGCGGGTGCGTACTGGCTTGGCGGAAACACCCTTCCTGGCGCGGGCGTTGGTGGAGTGGAGCCGGTGGGAACGGGTCCCAGCAGCCTTGTACCGAAAGGCGGGGCGGCAGCAGTTGATTGTCTCGCCGGGCATCGCGGTGGAAGTACAGGCTGCCGCTGGACGACAGCCCGCTGCCAGCCTGCGGTTTGGCGCCTGGATTGGGCGGCTGCCGATACAGGCGATGTGGCTGCTGCCAGAACAGGCACGGACGGCCTTGCTGCAGTTTGGGGTGAGGCGGCTGGGCGAACTGACGGAAGTCGGCGCGGACCGGCTGCGCAGGCATTTCGGCAAGGAGGCTTTTGGCTGGCTGCACCTGTTGCAGCCAGATGCGGCCCAGACCGTGCGCGTGAATTATCCGCCCCCGGAGCGGGCTGAGACATGGCGGGCCAATGTGGATGAGCCGGTCGACCGCCGGCACTTGCCCGCGCTGGTGGAGACGCTTGCGAGTGCCCTGTCGATGCAGCTGGAGCGGGCGGAGTTGGGAGCGCTCGCCATCGGCGTTCGGTGGGAAACGGATGCCGGCAGCGGGGGGTTTGAACGCCTGATGAAGCGGCCGACCTGGCGCCGGGAGACGATTCTGGCACAGTTGGGGCAGGGGCTCGAGACATGTACAGAATCGCGGCTGGAATCGGTGACGGTGTACGGGCGTGATCTCCGGCCGTGCTCGTCCATCCAGCTGCGGTGGGAAGTGCGGGATGGCGCGCTGATGCAGGCGGATGGCACGGTGGGGGAGAACCTTCGGAAGCTGGTGGGCCAGGTGAATCGGAAGTACCCAAACGGGATTCGCATCGGGATGAGGCCGGGATTTCGTGAACTTCGCCTGCAGGCGGTGTTGGGGACGGGCACGGGGTCAGCGGTGGGTGCGGTGTTGGGAACGAGGGCAGGCGGCGCGCCGAATGGAACGGTGCATCGGCCATGA